Sequence from the Ancalomicrobiaceae bacterium S20 genome:
GCCGTTCGCCCCGACCACGCCGAGCCGGTCGCCGCGGGCGATGCGGATGTCGAGATCCTTGACGATCGCGCGGCCGTCGTAGGCCTTCGACAAGCCGATCGCCTCGATGACGATCTTGCCGGAGACCTCGGTCTCCGTGGCCGCCATCTTGACCGTGCCCTGCACGCGGCGTTCGGTCTTTTTCTTCTCCCGCAGCGCGCCGAGTTCGGCGAGGCGGCGGACGTTGCGCTTGCGCCGCGCGGTGACGCCGTAGCGCAGCCAGTCGAGCTCGGCGACGATCTTGCGATCGAGCTTGTGGCGCTCCTTCTCCTCCTGCTCGAGCAGGTCGTCGCGCCAGGCCTCAAAACTCGCGAAGCCGCGATCGAGCCGGCGGGTACGGCCGCGATCGAGCCAGATGGTGGCGCGCGACAGATTTTCCAGGAAGCGGCGGTCGTGGCTGATCAGCACGAGCGCGGACCGCATGCCCTTCAGTTCGGCTTCGAGCCATTCGATCGCCGGCAGGTCGAGGTGGTTGGTCGGCTCGTCGAGCAGCACGACGTCGGGCTCGGGGGCGAGCGTGCGGGCGAGCGCGGCGCGGCGCGCCTCGCCGCCGGAGAGGCGCTTGGGATCCTCCTCGCCGGTCAGGCCGAGATCCTCCAAGAGGCGCCGCGCGCGGAACGGATCATCGCCGGGGCCGAGGCCGGCCTCGACATAGGCGAGCGTGGTCGCGAAGGCCGAGAGATCCGGCTCCTGCGGCAGGTAGCGCACGGTGACGCCGCCCTGGACGACGCGGTCGCCGCGATCGGCCTCGATCAGCCCGGCGGCGACCTTGAGCAGCGTCGACTTGCCCGAGCCGTTGCGGCCGACGAGGCAGATGCGGTCGCGCTCGGCGACCGCGAGTTCGGCGCCTTCCAGGAGCGGATTGCCGCCGAAGGTGAGGCCGATGTCGCGAAGGGTGAGGAGAGGGGCAGCCATGGCGCGGGGTTTAGCCGAGTTTTGCGGCGACCGCCACGGGGAAGGGGGCTGGAGGGCGGAGGCCGGCATGCGTTGGTGGTTATGGTGCGCGACGATGGCCGGAGCGGCATCGCGGCACAGATCGAGGTATGCGAGAGATCGGCGGGATTGGAATTTTGTCCTAGCTGCGCGGCTTGCGCGGGGCACAGTGGGCGTGGCGTTGTGGGCCGCGATCTGGGGCGGCGTTCAGCCCGGCATGCCGCGCGCCGGGCTGGGATTCGACTGAAAATGGATTGGTTTCAGG
This genomic interval carries:
- a CDS encoding ATP-binding cassette domain-containing protein; amino-acid sequence: MAAPLLTLRDIGLTFGGNPLLEGAELAVAERDRICLVGRNGSGKSTLLKVAAGLIEADRGDRVVQGGVTVRYLPQEPDLSAFATTLAYVEAGLGPGDDPFRARRLLEDLGLTGEEDPKRLSGGEARRAALARTLAPEPDVVLLDEPTNHLDLPAIEWLEAELKGMRSALVLISHDRRFLENLSRATIWLDRGRTRRLDRGFASFEAWRDDLLEQEEKERHKLDRKIVAELDWLRYGVTARRKRNVRRLAELGALREKKKTERRVQGTVKMAATETEVSGKIVIEAIGLSKAYDGRAIVKDLDIRIARGDRLGVVGANGAGKTTLINLLTGQLAPDAGTVKLGANVEMVTLDQKREALDPNASLRHAMTDGRGDIVTVGGESRHVMSYLKDFLFSPEQAGTPVGVLSGGERGRLMLARALARPGNLIVLDEPTNDLDLETLDLLEELLADYPGTVVVVSHDRDFLDRVATSVIMSEGGGRWTEYAGGYADMVAQRGTGVSARVIDKPAAAPKSSDAPKPAAEAPAKKRKLGFNERHALETLPARIATLEAELAKLQQVMADPALFTRDPVKFQKTADAITKAEAERAAAEDRWLELEMLREELEG